One part of the Rutidosis leptorrhynchoides isolate AG116_Rl617_1_P2 chromosome 1, CSIRO_AGI_Rlap_v1, whole genome shotgun sequence genome encodes these proteins:
- the LOC139848643 gene encoding probable aspartic proteinase GIP2, with protein MAISHSQITITLLIFSLVTISYAALDPNKLPKKATIHFPIRKNQTSLQYYTTFEIGSSRTFVDALIDIGAQNVWLDCTSYVSSSYKRASCGSNRCNRFKGSVCVGCNSTPRPGCSNNTCGVFAYNPFREYLTAQELGEDTMRVSETDGYWVRQEYDVPKFQFSCANADIIQGLPGDDTIGLVGLARTQVSLASQVSSSFNIAPKFALCLPSSSENGLGDIYIGGGPYFMPPDTQDQSLSLIRTPLVVNPVSTAPISSEGEPSDEYFIGVKDIEINGKHVSFNSSLLSFDNNGVGGTKISTIAPYTILHASIYKRLVKDYVKAAALNKIKRVTSVAPFGACFDSRTVSKTVTGPAVPDIDLFMQGNMALVKLTLSGSNLMVEAAKNVICLAIIDGGSTPRTSIVLGGHQLENRLLEFDLSTSILGFTPSLLLSNTSCHHFRLH; from the coding sequence ATGGCAATTTCTCATAGCCAGATCACTATTACCCTCTTAATCTTTTCTCTTGTAACCATTTCTTATGCTGCTTTAGACCCAAACAAATTACCAAAAAAAGCTACCATTCACTTTCCTATAAGAAAAAACCAAACTAGTCTTCAATACTACACCACCTTTGAGATTGGAAGCTCACGTACCTTCGTTGATGCGCTAATCGATATTGGCGCCCAAAATGTTTGGCTTGATTGTACATCTTATGTCTCATCTTCGTATAAACGGGCATCGTGTGGTTCAAACCGATGTAACAGATTTAAGGGGTCAGTTTGTGTAGGGTGCAACTCAACTCCTAGACCAGGGTGCTCTAATAACACATGTGGTGTTTTTGCTTACAACCCTTTTAGAGAATACTTGACAGCTCAAGAACTTGGAGAGGATACAATGAGGGTGTCAGAAACAGATGGTTATTGGGTTAGACAAGAATACGATGTTCCGAAATTTCAATTCTCTTGCGCAAATGCTGACATTATACAAGGCTTGCCTGGTGACGATACAATCGGTTTGGTTGGCCTTGCAAGAACCCAAGTCTCATTGGCTTCACAAGTATCTTCTTCATTCAATATAGCTCCAAAATTTGCTCTTTGTTTACCATCATCGTCTGAAAATGGACTAGGTGATATATACATTGGTGGTGGCCCATATTTCATGCCACCTGATACCCAAGATCAATCTTTGTCACTTATAAGGACACCGCTCGTTGTCAATCCAGTCAGCACCGCGCCAATTTCGTCTGAAGGAGAGCCTTCAGACGAGTATTTTATCGGTGTCAAAGATATAGAAATTAACGGTAAACATGTTTCTTTTAATTCAAGTTTGTTATCTTTCGATAACAATGGAGTAGGGGGTACCAAGATTAGTACTATAGCACCTTATACCATTTTGCACGCATCGATTTATAAGCGTTTGGTAAAAGATTACGTTAAGGCCGCTGCGTTAAATAAAATTAAAAGGGTAACATCTGTTGCACCGTTTGGAGCGTGTTTTGATTCGAGGACCGTTTCTAAGACAGTAACGGGACCAGCAGTTCCAGATATTGATCTTTTTATGCAAGGGAATATGGCGTTGGTAAAGTTGACACTTTCTGGATCAAATTTAATGGTGGAAGCTGCAAAAAATGTGATATGTCTTGCGATTATCGATGGCGGATCTACTCCAAGAACATCAATTGTGTTGGGTGGTCATCAACTCGAAAATCGTCTTCTAGAATTTGATCTAAGTACATCAATTCTAGGGTTCACTCCTTCTCTTCTGCTATCAAACACAAGTTGCCATCATTTTAGGCTACActag